The following are encoded in a window of Candidatus Cloacimonadota bacterium genomic DNA:
- a CDS encoding T9SS type A sorting domain-containing protein, protein AWPGENWYEILDPDSVVIATDGPNPQGIGFIPEEILYEPTWGTPDYEFNVTCTTSYYVDAWDTWEVYKFEAVLPQEVVLENGWFSAQIDVDSGASNLFLFAPGTGLDQFSIQHVYAKSRLDKEIQKKMMMVSSGNYRDPIANDIAFTLYKEDVVAPEITFILDPPTPGVPVYLNGELLGYTNDNGVFTCPLPQGEGPFVYTFGAPEDGWDSWQFSPQDNYELIITQNPTHTPVELSSFTATVNAVNNVELTWVSQSEHHMNGYRVYRNTSDQQDSSILITPILIPATNTSTAQTYSITDNSVEIGDTYYYWLEAVDYLSSGFHGPVSVTVEGSVPQVLPEITSLKNAYPNPFKLGSCTTIEVDVKAGETGTLSIYNLSGQLVRSFTVNEGAHSLGWNGRDSKGAVCGSGIYFYKLSTASCNQSRKMVIIK, encoded by the coding sequence CGCTTGGCCTGGTGAAAACTGGTATGAGATTCTCGATCCGGACAGTGTTGTCATCGCCACCGATGGCCCCAATCCTCAGGGAATCGGATTCATCCCAGAGGAGATCCTGTATGAGCCTACCTGGGGAACCCCGGATTATGAGTTCAACGTGACTTGCACCACCTCCTATTATGTGGACGCATGGGATACATGGGAGGTTTACAAGTTCGAAGCTGTCCTTCCCCAAGAAGTGGTACTGGAAAATGGCTGGTTCTCAGCCCAGATCGACGTTGACAGCGGAGCCTCCAATCTGTTCCTCTTTGCCCCCGGTACAGGCCTTGACCAGTTCTCCATCCAGCACGTATATGCGAAGAGCCGTCTCGATAAGGAAATCCAAAAGAAGATGATGATGGTTTCTTCTGGCAACTACCGTGACCCAATAGCGAACGACATAGCCTTCACCCTCTATAAAGAGGACGTTGTTGCTCCAGAAATCACCTTCATTCTTGATCCTCCCACCCCTGGCGTGCCGGTTTACTTGAATGGTGAACTCCTTGGTTATACCAATGACAATGGCGTATTTACATGCCCTCTCCCTCAAGGTGAAGGACCCTTTGTTTATACCTTCGGAGCACCTGAAGATGGATGGGATAGTTGGCAATTCAGTCCTCAGGATAACTATGAGCTGATAATAACTCAGAATCCGACACACACCCCTGTGGAACTGAGCAGCTTCACCGCCACCGTGAACGCGGTCAACAATGTTGAATTGACTTGGGTGAGCCAGTCTGAACACCACATGAACGGCTACCGCGTTTACCGCAACACCTCAGACCAGCAGGACAGCTCCATCCTCATCACCCCGATCCTGATCCCGGCCACCAACACCAGCACCGCCCAAACCTACAGCATCACCGACAACAGCGTCGAAATCGGCGATACCTACTACTACTGGTTGGAAGCCGTCGATTACCTGAGCAGTGGTTTCCACGGCCCCGTTAGCGTTACCGTGGAAGGAAGCGTGCCTCAGGTGCTTCCAGAGATCACTTCGCTGAAAAACGCCTACCCCAACCCCTTCAAGCTGGGTAGCTGCACCACCATCGAAGTGGACGTCAAGGCCGGTGAAACCGGAACCCTCAGCATCTACAACCTTAGTGGCCAACTCGTGCGCTCCTTTACAGTGAATGAAGGCGCCCACAGCCTCGGCTGGAACGGCAGAGACAGCAAGGGTGCCGTCTGCGGAAGCGGAATCTATTTCTACAAACTCAGCACCGCCTCCTGCAACCAGTCAAGAAAGATGGTCATCATCAAATAA